Genomic segment of Malus domestica chromosome 15, GDT2T_hap1:
taatttcctattaaagaaggaatcaacatcaaaataggaaacaatcttatgtttcctcaagcaagaagatctctacacctgctgccctttacTGCAAGCAGCCCAATAGGTGTGGGGGcgtttgtggagccaaaaataatcacaaggcaacacgtggatttttgcgtaaaaatgacaaaattaccctcgaggcacatcgggattcctacacgcgagtagtggacaatcatccctcaatcaagtcaaaggtgcccaaataggtatttattttttAGACCTATTTCATCCGTCCTCAAcatatcttctccacaaggtaacctccaaaacattccttttaaattatgttaattagttaattaatagatttattacctaattaaacTACCAATCATAACCAAAAAGTACACAAGAGGTCAGTCACCTTCTCTCCCAAAGGGACCGGCCATGCATTATATATTTgacctcattttctctaaaaagttAGGTCTACACTCTTGCTAAACACTAAAAAAATTCTCCAaatacttttccctcaaaattctaactttggcatcggaggtttttcggccaaagccccctccccccaaattcatcgtgggcgcgtgaggcttttggccttgacctaaggtgttatttgttttgtaagtgcaattttgtccaagaataaGGAGGtataaatttgcatccacaatagtagaagcagttttttaaaaggcacaacaataccaaactagccatAAATGCAATCTTTCtagtattttcatatttttataaagatattttttttgaagtgtcatataaatttatacatatttttaaatttgtatatgaattaaattttaagcaatttgtcatatgaattttttgaaattattaatttgttatttCACCTAACTCTATTAAGTTTTCCATTCAATTGaaacatatataaacacacgaaaCACATATGAAAGACACGAAACACACAAAACCCCACGAACACATATGAAACACATGATACACATATAAAACACATAATAGAGATGCATAATACACCAAACACATGAAACACACGCAACACATACCAAATACATATGAAACACATGAAACACAACCTTCAACCATCCTCTGTACAAGCATAGGTTTAATATCTAACCATCACACAACATATTCACCAATCATCCATCTTTCATAATGTTTATGTTTCCTTAAAATCATCCAACTTTCATAGTGTTTTTGTTTCTCAAAATCATCAATTTCTTGTCAATAGGTGACACAGGAAGGCGTAACTTGTCAATGCAGATGACACAATACCAAGTAAATGTTGTAGCTGGGGAAGCAGAAATGAATAATGAAGAAGTCGAACTTGCAAACTCACTTATGCAATATGGGCACCATGCTAAATCTAGTTACCGTGGTTCTGTCATAGGTCGGCCATTTGTGCAGCATGATAGAGAAGAGTATCATGATCGGATAATGAAAGACTATTTCATCGAACGTCCGAGATATACTTCTCATGATTTTCGAAGGAGGTATCGGATGAGAAGAGAACTTTTTGAAAGCATCTTGAACACAGTTGTCCATCATGACCACTACTTTGCAAGGAAGATAGATGTCGTAGGCCGACAAAGTCTATCACCTCATTAGAAGCTCATATCTGTATTTCGGATGCTAGCCAATGGGTGCTAGTACATTGGcaatatttttaaatgaatacAAGTGTACAACAATATGACATCAAGTCTTTTGTCTAGTACATTGTTAATAATTATTGATGGCACCCTTgaattattgaaggcatctaGTGTACAACAATGTGTGTAGCAATGTGTCCAACAATTATTTAAGACATCTAGAATAAGCAAAAAAAAAGTATTGTTATATTAATAAGTCATAAAACCAGATCTAGAATAAACCATAAAAAAATGCATAATTAATAAAGACAATAATTAGCAATTAGCACAATTAATAGCACAAATCGGATCTTGAAAGAATAAACTATAAGTAATAGAAGCAATAGTTAATAACACCTAattaaaagaataaattatataatattaatacaatgataattaataaattacataaaattaatataaataataattattaaactACATAAAAATTAATACAACAATTAGTGATCATAATAATATTCACCACTTTGACTTGGTTGTGGATTTTGTGGTTGACTTTGAATATAGGCTTGAGATAAATCATCATCTTGAAAAATAGTCCTTGTGGTATTCTTTTGCAtaatttccttttgcttatcaTGGAAGAACTTCTTCCTATTTGTAGTGTATTTGTTGAGGTCCTCCCTCATCATATCAAAATTGAACATTTCTTGCTCCATTTCTACTTGCTTCTCAAATGCCAAGAGCATTTGGTCAGTTTTTCCTCCCAAAAGCTATGGCTTTCGGTCAATTTTGCAAATCCAGAAGAAATCGTTGCACTAACCCGATCTTAcatcttcccttttctctttgcttgtTTTTGCTTATCTCTTCCCGGGGGTCTTGCAAAAGAAGAAGTTGGGGTCACTAAACACATTCAATGATAACATTTGTGCTTCCGGCTTCACTACCAAATAATTTTCCCCATTGTTGGTCTGCATTGGTTCCCCACCTtggacaatccttgaggacgtCCCAAGCATGGTGAAACTTAAAAGCTTGATTTTTGGGCGTagttcttgtcttgtaaatcACCATTTCTTTCTCACCCTATGCAAGGAATACATAAAtacaattagttgcaaaataagattatgtacatgacaaaataaaatatcaacaaagacACTCATCACTTCTACGACGCTCTTTCCACTAGCCATGTTAACCCCGTctctctccaagcttcccttccaTAAAGGGCACGCTTTGTTGATAACCTTCCACTAATTGTAAATACTACCAACTTCCCTTTGGGCGATTTTGGAATTTTCATTAAACTTATCAACGATTTTAGCCCACaaaatctttttattttgattcatgccAACGATACCATCTTCGCTAATACAAATCCATGCCAAGCACAAAGCAACATCTTCCTCATATGACCAATTACAACCTCTAATATGATCTTTTGTTatcttgaaaaatttggaaatgggaagaaatggttttggaagatggtagaaagaaaaatatgaagaattgtaggagaaaagtgatATTTGTGTGGATATTTGGGCTTCAACGCTGGCTAACCAATGACCCATTTAAATTATGGTCGTAGGATTAGAAAAAAGAGCCGTTGGGATCATTATTACAACAGACAAGTGGGCGACAAGCCCATGTGGGTGGGGTTGGCCTGCTGCAGCTCTTGGCACGTGCGCGAGTAAATGCTGGACGTTTGAGCTTCAACGCTGGATTTTCACTCTCACATGTAGCCCACACCACTAATCTTAAGCCCAAATCCTAGTCGAAATTTGTCCAATTTATAAATTGTAAACACATAAACCTCATTTTGACCCAAGAGTTGGTGTTTTGGGGGTGGAATAGAACCCAAATTTTGAGACttgctccaaaaaaaaaaaaaaaaaaagtagaaaaagaaCCGTGTTGATTTCAGGAACACAATCCCGCGCTTATTCAAAGCAGAGGCGGCGTAACCAAAACCCGACCTCAGGGAGTCGACTCCGCCTGGGTTTCCGTACTTCGTTCATTTCCGATCACCATGTCGGAGCCAATCGTCCTCTCCGACGAAGAAGATTCATCCCCATTCCAACTGTTCCACTGTAAGAAACGCCGAACTGAACCAGACCTaaatccaaacccaaacccGAACCCGAACCCAAACCCTACGGTTCTCGTCCTCGACGACGACCCTACCCCACAGAAGCCCCGCCCCACCTCCACACCTATCGTCGTCCCGGAGACCCCCATGTCTGATCTCGCAATTGTGAAATGCACGAAAGCCCCTTCTGACTTCCAATCTAGGGTTTCAGACTCCGATCACAACTTCCCTGGTTGGTTGATTTCATTGCTATTGGAAATGCTTACTTTGCTTTTTGTTTAATATAATTCCTTATCCATTGCTTCTTGTGATAATTTTACTTTTGAATTAGTTTTTTTACTGTTTTGCTTCAAGTAATTGGTGCGTTTTACTGTTCTGTTCGGATCAAGTGGAATTAGTTTTGATTTCTGTTTCTCTGAAAATGCTGGAATTAAAAGATGGTGAATCCTCGAGTTTTAGCACAATATAAAACTGTTTCCAAAGATGGTTAGAAAAAAGTGTTTTGGCCAGAAAAGCTTATGACCAAGTGGACTTGGATTTTAGGGATTTCGTGTCAGAGAGAAAGGGTTTTGGCAGTTTGGAGGAACTGCGTGAGGATTAATGTTGAAAGGGTTTTATGGATTATGTGAAATATGTCACTTGTTTTGTGATTCCTCACTTTGGTTGCTGAAGGTTTGAGTATTAATGTTGAAATCTTTATTTACTTGTCAATATTAGACTTTTCCTTTTCGTACCGATACACATTGACTTCACTGGTCTTTTGTTTATATTCAGGTGTTAATGGATTGATATGTTTGGAATCTGATAATGAACCTGAAAGTGGTCGTGGAAagcaaaaggagaaagagaatgaATCGATCACTAGTGGCTTTGGTGTGGTGGAGGACTTAGATTGGAGGTTTAGTTTTGTCGAGTCCACATGTCCTCTTGGTATGTTAATGTTGTATCTGGAGTTCCTTTGATCAGGGTTGAGGGATGACCTTTATTTATTGGTTTTGAGTGTGAAAATATTCAACAAAATGATTCCACTCTCTGGAAGATGCTTTCCTTCTAATATGGACACCTATTTACATTCTTATCAGGAGATGATCTAGCACATATGTCTGAGGGGAATTCTTCACAACCAACTTTGCAAGATGATATTGATCAGGTATTTTGACCTGATTCATTGTGGTAACTTTTATCCCCTAAAGATTATTGAACGGTTGTGGAGTAAGCAACACCTTTGGCTCGTGTTCCTAATTAAGGTCAGATGTTATAATTTCTGTTTGTGCAATTGACAGCCTCACCTTTCTTGTTTAATAATTATGTTTGTTTGGTCGGAGACTTGCCTCTTGTtactcatgtttttttttttttttttttttttttggggtataATCTCTGTGTGAGGCATTATATTTTCAAGAATTTAGACAATACATGGTTCCAAATGGTACAAAGCTTGTAAGAAGTGAAGTGAGTAAAGTCCCATGTTAGGAAAGATGAGGAAAAGTTCTATGAAGTAACACCTAATAATAAACATGAGACATTACTCGAGTAGTTATTTATCTTTCAATCAGAAACTTGATGAATTTCAGATTCTTTCTGATTTGGATAAAAAACTGATTGAGGAAGACATTTCAGATaggaatggtgaaagtttcatcCTGCAGTTTCCAATGGATGACAATTCACATTAGAAGATATTAGTCCAGTTATCTTCTAATCAGAAACTGGATGTGTTTCAAATCTCTTCTTTTGAGTGGGCCTTGCTCTTTGAATCCAATTATTATGTGTGTAGAATCTCCATGACCAGCCATAAAGGTATTGAAAATGCCCACTAGACCTTGTTCTTTAATGTAACCAACGGCAATAGACTAAAACTGAGCAAAATAGAGAAAACTAGAAAACACACAAGACTTATACTGGTTTGGCAGAACTTTTGCCTacgtccagttgtgatttctctagGTAGAGAAATCACCGCTCctttgattaataatagagaTTACAGAACTTTTGCAAACCCTAGAACTAGTCTCTCTCACTTGTCTCGGCTGTCACAGTTTTTCTCTTAAGCCTTgccgcaccctatttataggcatAGGGTGCAGTTTACATGTCCTTTACAGATTATAATTCCTATTCTAAGTGGAATAGGAAATTAGACTTCCTTTCCAATTCCAAATAGACTTCTAGGATGTCTAATCTAAATTGGATAAGGAAACTAAGATTCTTTCCAAGCCCTTTTAGGAGAAGAATAGGTgcacctttttttttccctaaaacAATCCTAAACAGAAAAGGACACTAATTGACGAGCCAAAACCTAACAAAAGGTTCACTTTTTTGAATTTCTTATTTTATATGAAGCTGTTTCACTTCTTTGCTGCTATTTCACACCTTCAATTGGGTATTTATCCTCAATGTAATGACATGCCGAGATTAGGTACTTGATTATCCTGAGAAAGAAAATATAATGGATCAGATGGGCAACATTACAAAACCGAGAAGAAAAACTAAAGTTGTTACTGATAATGAAAATACAACAAAAGAAGcaacagaaagaaagaagctgGCAAAAGAGGAACGGACACGCTTaatggaggaaaagaagctcAAGAAGCTAGTAAGTTGTTATTATGATTTGAACTTTATTTTTTCTAACAGAACAATAAGCTGATGGATATCCATGAAAAACAGGAAGAGAAGTTGCAGAAAGAAGCTCTGAAAGCTGAAGCAGCAGAGatgaaaaaaatccaaaaagaaaagcaaaagtggGAAAAAGGGAAGTTTGCCTTAAAATCCATTGTGGCTGAGATTGATTCTAAAGTTGTGGAGTTGGGGTCAGTTGGAGGTCTGGTGTCATTCCTCGTTTCTGCTGAAGTACTTTGCATGTGCTTTTATATCTGGTAGCTGATAcctttttaaacttttttgtagGAAATTTGCTTACAAGGTTTGCTGAAAAAGGGTTAACATATCGTATAACATCAAATCCAATTGAAAGATCAATTGTCTGGACCATGACTGTTCCAGAACATCTTTCACAGGTAATAATTAGTTGTAGTGTTATCATATCACCTCGGACTCTAGTGGGATTCATAAAAGCAAAACTAGCTGgaatttttcttcaaataacTTCTGTGTGGTTCAACATTATTAGCCTTTGTAGCTTAATGGATCATAAAATTAGGCCAATTCAATTATTGTATAAAAATAGAAACCACATCATTAAAGGATAATTGTGGGTGTTATATTGTGTATTGCTGGAAGACTCACGAGTCGCTACCAAAGGTCTATGATATAATGATTGACTACTGTTGTGTTGCATCTTCATGGGTTATGTGAGTGGCTAGGTCAAGATCATTCTTTAAGGATTTCATGAGCTTCCTGCCTCTCAGATTAATTATTCAGAGGATGCCTTTACACTTCTTGTTAAAGTTTatgacaaaatattattttttgcgCTAAATAAAGGAAttagaatttatttttttatgcatCCACTTCGTCCATGTATTAGCATAATATTATACATCTATTAACCTGAATATCTAATTGCAGCTTTCGCCCAAAGAAACAGAAATTCAATACATGTTGCTTGTGTATGAAGCTGAAGAATTTTGTAATGTTGTCATCAATGAATCTCTTTTGGATCATGTTCTTAGTGTTCGAAGTCGATATCCATCTTATACAGTGTGTTGTCTTACAAACAGGTTGATGGCATACATTAAGAAAAGGTGAGAGATTGCTAATAATATGTACTGTATCTTGTATTAGAATTTTACCTAGCTAAAGATATTGCACTGAAATTTTCAAGTAtcgaaaaatgaaaataaaaatgaacgGTGAACATGATTTAGATAATTAGTCTATGGATGATTTACTAATGTTATATACTGTTGCTTTCCCTTGGCCAGTGCCCTGCCCTGTGAGCAtacttatttgtttttctttctcattATCTATTTAGTTAATTCATTAGAACATGCGAAATTCAGTGGAGTACAGAAACTATATTATAACTTGGACGCTGATTTCTACATCGTATGAAATGAAAGGTTACAGACATGGactgtttttgttttatttttgtaagaGAAGAAACACAAAAGTGATAAACTTGAGTTCACTAATCATTTGGATGGTAGCTCAACATAGTTGATTATGCGTCTGAAGTGTTCTTATCCCCTTCAGTAAGTAATTGGCATTCTATTCAAATAGGAGCAATTGATAAGTAAAAGAACAGATTATCAGAAAGGATAcgctttattttcttcatttcaacTGGAGAGAATTTATATCCTTGTTGGGTATCATCATTTTATTATGATTACCCGTTAAATATCACATCAACAAAACAACCTGTGATGTTAAAAAAAGTTACTCTATTTTATTGTGTTTCCATTCAGATTGGTGTACTTTTTAAACAAATTATAGAATGTTTAGCTTTATTAACATGTCTTCATTTGTGTTATCCATAGAAATTCTTAAAATGTGTTTGTGAGAAGCATGCAACAATATTTTGTAAGATCTTatgtctttttttatttttgatctaTAAAATTTACTGTTTTTTAATTGTGATCTATAAAATTTACTGTTTGTGATGGCATGGCAGTTGCAATAGCTATTC
This window contains:
- the LOC103454208 gene encoding crossover junction endonuclease EME1B isoform X2 produces the protein MSEPIVLSDEEDSSPFQLFHCKKRRTEPDLNPNPNPNPNPNPTVLVLDDDPTPQKPRPTSTPIVVPETPMSDLAIVKCTKAPSDFQSRVSDSDHNFPGVNGLICLESDNEPESGRGKQKEKENESITSGFGVVEDLDWRFSFVESTCPLGDDLAHMSEGNSSQPTLQDDIDQMGNITKPRRKTKVVTDNENTTKEATERKKLAKEERTRLMEEKKLKKLEEKLQKEALKAEAAEMKKIQKEKQKWEKGKFALKSIVAEIDSKVVELGSVGGNLLTRFAEKGLTYRITSNPIERSIVWTMTVPEHLSQLSPKETEIQYMLLVYEAEEFCNVVINESLLDHVLSVRSRYPSYTVCCLTNRLMAYIKKREQELYKNPTIHNSWRRPPVEEVLAKLTTNFYKVHSRQCADEAELAEHVVGLTCSLSSCQFRKKLTRLDVNANGSLIPKDCIDRTSIKKSPWLKALVAIPKVQPRFAIAIWKKYPTMKSLLSVYMDPNISVHEKEFLLKDLTTEGLLGDDRRLGDVCSKRVYRILMAQSGCIKTDDIEDGADFFRC
- the LOC103454208 gene encoding crossover junction endonuclease EME1B isoform X1, with translation MSEPIVLSDEEDSSPFQLFHCKKRRTEPDLNPNPNPNPNPNPTVLVLDDDPTPQKPRPTSTPIVVPETPMSDLAIVKCTKAPSDFQSRVSDSDHNFPGVNGLICLESDNEPESGRGKQKEKENESITSGFGVVEDLDWRFSFVESTCPLGDDLAHMSEGNSSQPTLQDDIDQVLDYPEKENIMDQMGNITKPRRKTKVVTDNENTTKEATERKKLAKEERTRLMEEKKLKKLEEKLQKEALKAEAAEMKKIQKEKQKWEKGKFALKSIVAEIDSKVVELGSVGGNLLTRFAEKGLTYRITSNPIERSIVWTMTVPEHLSQLSPKETEIQYMLLVYEAEEFCNVVINESLLDHVLSVRSRYPSYTVCCLTNRLMAYIKKREQELYKNPTIHNSWRRPPVEEVLAKLTTNFYKVHSRQCADEAELAEHVVGLTCSLSSCQFRKKLTRLDVNANGSLIPKDCIDRTSIKKSPWLKALVAIPKVQPRFAIAIWKKYPTMKSLLSVYMDPNISVHEKEFLLKDLTTEGLLGDDRRLGDVCSKRVYRILMAQSGCIKTDDIEDGADFFRC